The sequence below is a genomic window from Thermorudis peleae.
ATCCAGAACTTCCGGGCAAAGCCTGGGACACCAATGGGAGAGTGGCCAGAGCCGTCGCTTGAGGAGATGCTGCGCACGCTGGCAGTGGCCCGGCTGTTGTTGCCAACCGGCAATATCCAGGCGCCCCCGAATCTGGCACCGACCGACTACCGCTGGTATCTCCACGCTGGCCTCAATGATTGGGGCGGCATCTCGCCGGTAACTCGCGACTGGATTAACCCGGAGGCGCCCTGGCCGAAGGTCGCTGAGCTGGCGGCTGTCTGCCAGGCGGAAGGCTTTACCCTGCGTGAGCGGCTTGCTCTCTACCCGGAATATGTGCGACAAGGCGAGCGGTGGATTCCGCCGGCACTGCGTGACCGGGTCGCGGCACTGGTCGATGCTGAGGGTTTGGTGCGGCGCTCGGCTGAGGGCGAGGCGTTGCACCAGCCTGCTGATCTATCAGCTTAGGCGAAAGGGGGATACGGTGGAACACCTACCGATGGCACAGCAACGCTGGCTTGCGCTCGACGGGCTCTGGGGGCGATTGCTTGACCAACTCGACCGCACCGTGGCGCGTATCCTCGACCGCGCTCTCAGCGGCGAGGACATCACGGTAGAGGAGGGCGAGCGTCTTTTCGCTGCCGAGGGACTTGAGCTGAATGCTCTCATACTCGTGGCCGACGAGTTGCGCCGTCGGCGCGTCGGCGACGTCGTGACGTACGTCATCAACCGCAACATCAACTTTACCAATGTCTGTATCAAGCGCTGTGGCTTCTGCGCCTTCTCACGCGGGCACCGCGAGGAGGAGGCCTACTTCTTGCCGATCGACGAGGTCGTTCGACGTGCACAAGAAGCCTGGGAACTCGGAGCGACGGAGGTTTGCATCCAGGCTGGTCTGCCGCCGAAGATGCGCGGCGACTACTACATTGAGCTGACGAAGGCAATCAAGCGCGCTCTGCCGGACATCCATATCCACGGTTTCTCCCCGGAAGAGGTCTGGTATGGCGCAACCCGAGCCCGCTGCTCGGTCGCCGACTACTTGCAGGCGCTCAAGGATGCAGGTGTTGGCTCGTTGCCCGGCACGTCAGCGGAGATCCTCGACGACGACGTACGGCGGCGCATCTCGCCCGGGCGTATTACTGTCGCGCAGTGGGTGGACGTCATCACCACGGCCCACCAGCTCGGCATCCCGACGACCGCGACGATCATGTATGGACATGTCGAGACGAACCGCCACAAGGCGGCTCACCTGGCACTCATCCGCGACATCCAGCGCCAGACCGGCGGCTTCACCGAGTTCGTGCCGCTCTCCTTCGTGGCTGAGGAGGCGCCGATGTACCGCAAGCAGCTTGTCCCAGGAATCCGCCCAGGTGCGACAGGTGCCGAAGTGCTCAAGATGTATGCCGTTTCGCGGATCATGCTCAACAACTGGATTCCCAACCTGCAAGTTTCATGGGTGAAGGAAGGGCCAAAATTCGCTCAAGTTTGCCTCAACGCTGGCTGCAACGACTTCATGGGCACCTTGATCAATGAGTCGATCTCGACGGCAGCAGGGGCACAATACGGCCAACGGCTCAAGCCCCGTGAGATGCGTCGCCTGATCCGTGACATCGGCCGCATCCCGGCTGAGCGCACCACGACCTATCAAATTCGCCGGCTCTTTCCCCGCGATGGCGACGACCACTATGATCCGCTCGATCTAATCGATGACGCGACGGCCGAGGCGCGCTTTGGCTCTTACCATGCGCTGGTGCACCGTCCAGATGTGCGCTTCCGCGAACTGCGGCATTTGGTACAGGTGCCAGTGGTGCCAGCGACTGGTGAGCGGGCAACTGGGCCAGCGGCGGAGTAGCCGATCATAGATCGGCGCAGGCAGTTACACAAGCGTAGGCAACGGGGCAGGCAGAGTCCGTGTAGACGGCGGACGTGGCCTGCCTCGCGGTATCACTGTTGGCGCACAGCCGCACGTTTCCCCTTGACGCTGCCGCCCCTTTGTGCTACAAGCATTCCCCGATAGTGGGGGCAACGCATTACGCGAGATGGTTGCCAACGATGACACAGCGCCGACACCATAACGCTCCCAGGAGCCAACCACGAGTCTGGCCGGTACCTCCGTGCCGGTCAATGGTCGGGGTCTTCGCCCACTGGCCCCGTATCTGTGAGTGTTCTCCCCGCAGCTAGCGTGCACTGCCCGTGCCATGTCCCTCCGCCATCCGCGCTCAAATGCGGTTCACCGGTCGAGAGTGCGACGGGTATTCTGGCAGTCCTCGATATGCATAGCAGCACGCAGCATGACCATGGGCAAGTCCCCATGGGCAATGGGACGCTGAAGCATAGGAGGCATGGCCATACATTGCAACAACCAAGCAGAAAGGGGAGGACAATGACACAAGCGATCGAATCGGCAAGTGGGCTCAGTGCGTATCGCCGGCGTGCGGCCATTGCGAGCATGATCGGCACAACGATTGAGTGGTACGACTTCTTCGCCTACGGCACAGTCGGGGCACTGGTGTTCCCGAAGCTCTTCTTCCCAAAGTCCGATCCGTACGTGGGGCTGATGCAAACGTTCCTGACATACGCGATTGGCTTTGTGGCCCGACCACTTGGTAGCGTCTTCTTCGGCCACTACGGCGACCGCATTGGCCGCAAGACGACGCTGATCATCACGCTCTTGACGATGGGGCTGGCCACGGCGCTCGTTGGCTTGATACCCACCTACGCGACACTTGGTACACTTGCTCCCCTTGGACTCGTTGTGCTGCGCTTCCTGCAGGGTTTCTCAGCGGGCGGAGAGTGGGCTGGCGCAGTACTGCTCTCGGTCGAGTGGTCGAAGCAGGAGCGGCGGGGACTGTTCGGCAGTCTGCCGCAACTTGGCTCGCCGTTCGGGTTGGTGCTTTCCTCGACAGTTGCATCACTAGGATTAGCGGCTAGTGGCACGGCCTTTCTCAGCTGGGGATGGCGCGTGCCGTTCCTGGTGAGCCTGGCCCTGGTGGTGATCGGGCTCTATGCCCGACTGAGCGTGTTGGAGACGCCGGTCTTCCGCGAGGTGCTTGAGCGGCGGCAGGTCACGCGAGCGCCAGTGGCGGCGGTGTTGCGACTGCAGCCACGCGAGCTGGCGATCGCCTCACTCCTCAACATCGCTCCCAACGGCACGTTCTATGTCTTCAACGTCTTCCTGCTCGGCTACGGGTCATCGATCCTTAAGGTGCCACGCACCATCCTCGTCAATGCCACCATTCTCGGTGGGATCGCGGCAGCGGTGGCGACGCTCTTCTCCGGGTACCTTGCTGACCGCATCGGCCGGCGCACGCCTTACCTGCTTGGCACAGTCGCGCTCCTGGTGTGGGCGCTGCCAGCATTTGCGCTGGTTCACACACGCGACCCGTGGCTGATCGGTCTAGCGATGGTCGGCGGCTTTGCCATCTTCGGCATCATGTACGGTCCGCTAGCAGCCTTCCTGGCCGAGGCGTTCCTGCCGCAAGTGCGGTACAGCGGTGCCGGGCTGGCCTACAACATTGGTGCTATCTTCGGCGGCGGTATCTCACCACTCATCGCCAACTGGCTGACAGCACACGTTGGTACGGTGTACAGTGTTGGTGTTTACCTCGCGTTCCTGGCGGTGGTTGGCGCACTCGGTGCTGTGGCCCTGCGGCCGACGGGTGTCACCAGCGCCGACACCGTGGCCGATCAGGAGCTGGCGCTCGAAGGGTAACACTGGGGCGGGGCAACGCCGCCCCGCCCTCGGCAATGACGCGATGGGAGGTTACCGATGACACTCACAACACGCCCGTTGTTCCAGCAACTCTGGGCTCGGCCGCAGTGGGAAGGTTTACCGCCCTACCGCTCGCTTTTGACCCCGCTCCTCTTGCTCGAGCGAACGCTCCACGTGTTCCCTGACAAGCTCGGCGTGGTCGATGGGACTCGGCGGCTGACATACCGCGAGTTCGGTGAACGAGTCTACCGCCTGGCAAGCGCGCTTCGCGCCCGGGGACTCGCGCCGGGTGACCGGATAGCAGTGCTCTGCCGTAACAGCCTGGAGGCAC
It includes:
- the cofH gene encoding 5-amino-6-(D-ribitylamino)uracil--L-tyrosine 4-hydroxyphenyl transferase CofH, which encodes MAQQRWLALDGLWGRLLDQLDRTVARILDRALSGEDITVEEGERLFAAEGLELNALILVADELRRRRVGDVVTYVINRNINFTNVCIKRCGFCAFSRGHREEEAYFLPIDEVVRRAQEAWELGATEVCIQAGLPPKMRGDYYIELTKAIKRALPDIHIHGFSPEEVWYGATRARCSVADYLQALKDAGVGSLPGTSAEILDDDVRRRISPGRITVAQWVDVITTAHQLGIPTTATIMYGHVETNRHKAAHLALIRDIQRQTGGFTEFVPLSFVAEEAPMYRKQLVPGIRPGATGAEVLKMYAVSRIMLNNWIPNLQVSWVKEGPKFAQVCLNAGCNDFMGTLINESISTAAGAQYGQRLKPREMRRLIRDIGRIPAERTTTYQIRRLFPRDGDDHYDPLDLIDDATAEARFGSYHALVHRPDVRFRELRHLVQVPVVPATGERATGPAAE
- a CDS encoding MFS transporter, producing the protein MTQAIESASGLSAYRRRAAIASMIGTTIEWYDFFAYGTVGALVFPKLFFPKSDPYVGLMQTFLTYAIGFVARPLGSVFFGHYGDRIGRKTTLIITLLTMGLATALVGLIPTYATLGTLAPLGLVVLRFLQGFSAGGEWAGAVLLSVEWSKQERRGLFGSLPQLGSPFGLVLSSTVASLGLAASGTAFLSWGWRVPFLVSLALVVIGLYARLSVLETPVFREVLERRQVTRAPVAAVLRLQPRELAIASLLNIAPNGTFYVFNVFLLGYGSSILKVPRTILVNATILGGIAAAVATLFSGYLADRIGRRTPYLLGTVALLVWALPAFALVHTRDPWLIGLAMVGGFAIFGIMYGPLAAFLAEAFLPQVRYSGAGLAYNIGAIFGGGISPLIANWLTAHVGTVYSVGVYLAFLAVVGALGAVALRPTGVTSADTVADQELALEG